The region GGCAGGCAGAAACAGCAGAGACCGGCAGTAACATATCAAGCACTTTCCCCTCTCAAACAGAGACACTATTCAATTCACGACACATAACCTGAGAGTCATTTGTAATTCAGTCTTTAAACACTGCCCTCGACCAGATGgagattctgtgtgtgtgtgtgtgtgtgtgtgtgtgtgtgtgtgtgtgtacctgtggcCATGTCAAAGAGGAATGAGAAAATGCTCCCCCTGTCATCACCAGCCCAAAGGATCTTCCCCGGAGCATCAAACGAGAGAGACAGCACACGGCCTGTCAGCTTACTGGAGCCCCCCTTCACCTTCTTCCCAGTGGAGATGTTCACCACCTGCAGATGGTGCTTGCTGTTCCCCACCTGCAACACAGAACTGGGAGTGAGGACCTTTATTATTTCCACATGGCAGCCCTGAGTGGTTGTTTTTCCTGGTGCATTTAGACTAGGTGAAACCCCATGTAGGtttatttctgtaaaatatatttgagcTTTAATACTCTGCATATACAGCATTATAATGCCATCAGTTGgaaatgtgtgcttttttttttacacctagTATTGACACTGTGTAATCCACCAGAAAGCCTCTACTCTCATCTTGTGTTCATGCAAATGAGATCAATAAAAGGCGGCTCTGCTCGTTAGCCAGTTCAACTTGTACAAACCAGATTTGAATGTCTGTGCTAAAGACACACATTTCTTCGACTCCTATTCCTTCTTGTTGGCACTAACtgtcaattaaaaacaaatatccaTCTCCCTCATGTTCAATTTAATGAGGCGTAGATGGACACTGCTGTGCAAGTCTGCTTTCATTTCACATTCTGTTCATCAATTAAAAGTATTTCCCACTGAAAAAGTAATGTTAAATCCAAATTATCCAAGACATTTactgcttttgttttgcttacaaaagaagacatttaattCTAAAATTTTAATCAGTGTCTGCGGAGTAGCTCTGCATGCAAAATGTTGTGAATACACATCACACGAAGATgagaatgtttttaataaaataaaatgcatggtaattcattcattttacagttATGAACTTTGTAGAAGaaataaaagctgcaaaaacattCTGTATACCAGGACCAGAGCAGcccaattatttaaaaaaatcgtgcctttaagtattaaaaaaaacaattaagtgTTGCAGTAAGAGACAGGTGACAAGAGTACAGCATTGTGGCATTTTTCATTTGACAAAAatactgataaataaatgtttttctcactgGTTCCAGTCCTCGTTGTGAGTCAAAATCTGCAAACACAGTGTCAAGCTGCACTATGTGTGTTTGGGATAGAAATTTAGACCTTTGAAGTGTAAAAATAGTTTGTGAAATATTGAATGTttagtgtttgatttgagaatttttgttgttgcaaaTATTTAAGGCTAAAATGATCAGTTGAATTGATGATTGATGGAAAGGTAGCTGCTTTGATAATCAATATTCACACTATCTAACTATCTGATGTCCTCTATTCGATATCTGAAGTGATCCATCAAGCTATCGAAATgatctggttccagcttctcaagtTATTGATCTTATATTATAGCTACTTAgatttatttgggttttggacagaTGTTCAGACAAAATATGGTTGTCTGAAGACTTCATATTGAGCTTATAAGAGATTGGGATTTTTTTCATtgctttctgacattttataggccAAACAAATCAACATACCCTGGAACGAAATCAGCAGAGTAACTGATTTACTGTGATATCAATAAAAGTACCGCTGGTATTGAACTTCAACATTTattccaaaaacaaaacaatagtaATTAGTTTTTGCACTGACCAGTAgcatatttgattaatttttttattgtaatctCAGACATGTTGGCAAGTGGCAGATGACGATGCTGCCAACATATTATGAGGAGTTTATTCATATCATGAATGTCGTACAGTAGTACACCTTAAAAAGCACTACAGATTAGAgaaggaaaatatttaaaatattttgaaatcTAGTAGATTTATGGTAAGAATGATGACACAACAATGtctcttcattcattttaaggaaggaaagaacagaaATATGGGCTTAATGAAGAAATTGTTAgattatgaaataaatgatgtttttgagaagtattttttttaatgtaattaacTTTACGTGAAAACAACTCTCATGCTCAAGGTATTTTTTGTGATAGTACTGAATTTATACTAGGAAATACCTGAGACTCACCACAGTAAGGTTGTTATTCATGGGCTGGAaggtgcagcagagcagctcgCTGGATTCGGGGTCTCTGACCTCTCGGATGCAGCGACCATCTTCAGTGTTCCAGATACGCAGAGTCCCATCTAGTGATGTCGACACAATGATGTCATTACTGAGGGACCAAGCAAAGTCTGTGACGGGACCTCCGTGACCTTTCAGCGTCACCTTCACGCTGGCAGGAGGCGGGGACAATGTCATGATAGACAAGGTGCCATCCAGTGAGCAGCAAGCAAGGAGGTGCTTGTCATCATTGGCAAACTGCAACCGCGGAACTAAAAGAACAAGAGGAAGGacacaaagatgaaataaagtgaaattaatGTTGTTTATAAATGggttattataatttaataaccCTTTACTCACCAGCAGAGTCTACATGTTGGTCAAATATGTGATGCATGCCAGCAAAAGCATAATTTTCACTCAAAGTTGTGTCCCCGGCCATGGCACGACTGGCCTCTGCCACTGAGGTGGGCACCAAACTGCCCGGAGGCCTACGGCCGGAAATAAAAACCACCATGTAGGCATATAATCAATATGACACACCTCACAACCCTTCCTAACAGCTGACAAATCAATATGAGAGATCTGATCATTACTCAGTGGAACCAAATCTGAATTACAGCCTATAAATCTAACAAAATGAAATTGCTCAAAGGAGAAATAAATCTCAGAGAATTCATTTGCTCATTGCGATGAGACAAGATGTTGGATGCATGTTGAGCATCTTTGTGAGGTGTTTTTCTGGGTACCTCTCATCATAGACGGCTCTGTTCATCTGGGCCTGTAGCTGATAGGAGCCTCTGCTGACGGACCGGCGGTGGCCACGAGCCCCTTGGGCGCGGGGGTCCTCCTCGAAGTCCTGCtcgagaaaagaggagagggagaaggcgAGGGGCAGCAAAAAAGGGGGAGACAGAACCTCGTAGCAGTGAGTGAAAGGGCATAACACTTCAGACCACTAATAATCCTTAAATAGCCATCATTAAATCTTGAAAACTTACTGAAATGATCATGCATTTTTCTGTTAATCATATATCTCATTCACATGGGCAGCGCCAGCCATTTCAACCAAGCTGCTCAGCTTAATATGCATGGGCAATCAAAGATTTGTTTCACTATGCTGCTGGTTGATGAAAACTAAAGTCTAATCATCCATACAGCTCTCACATGTTGTAAATCTgagatgtttttatatgtgtttttccaAATTAGTACAgaccccccccttcctcctcctctattcCCTCTGTTTTAGTGTTCCTGtcctttctctgtttctttggGTCTGACCTCCATGCGGTCCAGTGTGGTGCGGGAGCTGCGCACACTGCTGGCCCTGAAGCTGCTCTGCTCGGACAGGGGCCCGTAGCGCAGGGCCAGCAGCTGACTGCGCAGCCTCAGGTACTGCCTGCGCAGCCCCGGCTCAAAGCCACACTTGGCGTTCTCTCTGAGCAGCTGGCTGCGTCGGCGGATGTACTGAGTTCGGAACTGTGGGAAGGTAGGCGTGCGGTAAGCATTGTACctggggagaaagaaaaagggagtgacacacacacaataactcACAACTGATCCATAAGCAATTACATGTCTGAACAGTTTCTTCATCAGTCTAGACGATTAAAGCCAGATGCTTGATTGAGTCTCACCTTGCGTCCACTGCCAAAACCTGCTGCCAAACTGCTGCCATTACACAAGCACTCTGGGTAGAGAGGAAGCCACTGCCAGGGCACGTCcctgcacaaaacacacaacaatcaGTTCACATTTCAGCTCCCTTAACTAATAAACTTTACCTCCATGTACTGTGTGAGAGTGTAGGTTAGCtcaaatgaatgttaaaactCATGTAAGTGAAGTAATGCCCCCACCCTTCCTCGACAACATAGAGCCAAGTGATGGTGCAGAATCCAGGAAGAGACTTTAATAGTGAGCTATGTGAGTTTTGACACCTGCTGAGAATCAGTGAAATGAACCGAAATAGCCTAATGGGATCAAAAACAAGTGGTTAggacatttatttttgcttgcAAACAACCAATAAAAGCTTTGACAGCTCGGTTAACATCGCTAAGCTAACGTTACCTAGCCAGCTATAGTAATTAGCACATTAGCCACAACATCATCTACGATCTCCTCGCTTAAACATCTATTTTCCACTCTTTCTTCAGTGTGCATAGGTAGTCTATCAGAAGGCAGGTTAACACATTGAATAGGGGTTTTCATTGTAATAATATAGCGAAGAAACAGCGAGGAATACATGTGAAAATGGCTCACCTTCCTAGCTTTTCTCCATCGCTGCTTGTTCAGTAGAGTCACGTGATGCAGTGAAAACCAGCCCACTGATAGATAAGCAGACACATGATGACTCACAATAATGACTGAGATACCTTTGTATTGTTGGATGTAACATGTACAAACTATCACAATGTGTCAGGATTAGGGgcaaatgtttaaataagcaCAGctagaaacagacacaaatcttatttaaatcatgttttcataGGAAAGACATTTACAGCACTATAAAAATGTCTCAATATTatggttttattgtgtttaccacacaaacacaagctaaCAATACTTTCTATTTGCATACAATCGTGTTGTCTTTAGGGATCATATTGGTTGCACAGGGGAAAATATATAATCAATTTCTTCACATGAGCACATAAATTTAAATCATTAGCGCACCAGCCTGCATGAAAGTCCACACAATAAAGAATGCAAAGAATGACACTTTTTGGCACATATACTATTGTCCTCAGCTCCTATAGTGCTGACTAATCTGAAGACTAAAGTCATGTGTAACAACCAAATGTGAGAGGTCACATTGGGTttcaaaggaaagaaaaactgctatcctctatatctaaaAGTGATCTAAAAAAGTGTGATCcctatttaaaaaagaaaagaaaataaaccgTCGCCTCGCCTGTAACATGATGGAAATGCTTTCTTGTCATGGACAATAGGTGAACACACAGTTCCAGTGGGTTCACAATGGCAGTATTACAAGGTCAGCTCTGAGGTTTCGCCTGGCTCAGCAAAGACCTGCAGAGCTGTGGGGCATGCTGCTCAGCTGACGGGGCTCTTTGCTTGTTCATGGTGCTCTTTCTCGAAGGGGCCCCAGTGACAGAGCCATTCACAAGCACGGCCCATAAATGACCGAGTCGAACACCACATTAAGCACAGCATTCTCAGAACTAGCACAGCCTCTGGAAATCAGCCAACATGCCAGGAACAAAAGGTAAGCAacgtgggaaaaaaacattaatttacaaaaaaataaaaaatatattcactaTTATAGGAGCTGCATGTTCattgaattaaaaaattgatggctatttttttgtttaagtgtAGCAAAAGTAAACTGGTTTCCATGTGATTATTTCCGCCATTTTCAGGTAATAAGGCAGACAAGAAGTCAGCTACCAAGGTaggaaaattattattatacagtacaAAAATCCCTATTTTCCTCTCTCAGTCTGTACATACTTGTCTTATTTACTTAATTTTGCTTTCATTTCACAGCAACCTCAGAGTCCTAAAGAGCAGCCGAAGAAAGGTGATCAGAAAGGAGATGATAACAAGAAGCAAGGAGGTAAGCATTTATATGAACTACAATGtcttacatgtttattttaaccTAGTGAATCAAATCAGCATACAGACTATTCCCAAGTTGAAGAGAAACAGTTGCTGTTTTGTGCAGAATTCACACAGGCTTTTGGTGTTTTGGGAGACTACATGAAATCACCTATATCTGCCACAGTGTGGAAATGAGGTGCTGTGATTGCCGTGTCCCCAGTGAAgttatctgtctgtgtttcatcCCCTCGCAGGACAGCCGAAGGGAGAGAAGCAATAACTTCCAGGCATTTGTGAAGATGGCTTTGGAAACACTGCTGGGGTCCTGCCGTCGTAAGCATGGGGGTCCTCGGGGCAGACAGGGCTAAGTGTGCATTCCCATACGCACTTTTCCCCTGAGCCTTCAATCTAGGCTGCTGTGTGGCCTTCCGATACAGCATCTGCTCACCTCTCACAGAGGCACAATTTGGACCTGATCTCCATCCACCACCATCTGTTGTTCAACCTCCATTCCTCCCCACCTCCCCTACCTTTTTCTGTCCCCTTCCCCACACTGTCCACTATTGGATTATTGGATGCTCAAAAATAGCCTCCAGATTAAACCGGACCCATTATTTGAGCAAAAACCAGTTTGTTACCCTTCCCTAACTTATCCTGAGGATTGACTGTCTAACAGTCCATACACTCTTGTAAATAATCATTCAAATAAACGAATATTTCTTACAGCAGTACATCATGTTtctgacttcttcttcttttttattattattcctaaACATTTCACATCTTCTCAGGcattttttccactttcaattaaacaaagacaacaaaccaGGTTTCATGTAAAATTTTATAAAAATATCACAGGTGTATCAGTGCCTTCACATTTACAGGGGAAAACAAGTTCAAAGTAAATATCAGAATAGTATTTAAAGTATTCATTGGATTGAGTGGTATTAGCTCTCAGGCATGAACAAACATTCAGGCTCTAATCTAAAATACTACTTCTGCTGCACTCTCAAGAAGCAAATCGTTTGATGCTCTAGATTTAAGAGAGATATAGACAGTATGTGAACACAATCTGATACAGACACTCCTGTTATTTCATCAGGTAATAATCAATTACATAAATGCATCGTTAAAAGCAGCagtgtaataaaaaaatctgtggttaaggataaatatttaatataatgtaCTCTATAATTTCATCttgaacatgaaacatgaattggaagagagacatttttttgcCCTACTCTAACACGTGTAATACCCTGATTCTAAACTCTTACTCTAAACTGGAGAGTGAATGAGTGTTTATAAATGTTCACAAATATTAACAAGACCTTTTCTAAGCAAAGGCAAAAAgaattgaaattttaaaaaaggaatttatcaaaataacacaaaacaaaatacaaccACCATTAGGAAACTATACCACAAAAATCCATTCATAGCCTTactgattaattttctttatCTAAAATTCACAAAAGGGGAAATAATTACTGACAATAATGACAATTTCTGCCTTATAACAGTAACCTGTGCTTTTTTCCTTCAAATGTAAACTCTTTGTTGTCTTACgcatgcttaaaaaaaaccaaGCTCTGTTCAAGGAtaagtatttttcttattaCCGACAAATCCTGTGAATagaccaaaaccaaaatgaATTCATCCTACTAATATTGTCTGTGTGCGATAGACCTCTATTgttgtacaaaaaaaagattaaatccTCATGAACGAGCCACACCGTTGCACTGGGAGACACGTTTCCTTCCctggtttgttttgtgttaatcCTACATAGAAAtcagcagctgaaaatagtttCTAAAATACCCAAATACACTTTTTACTCCCATTTGAGTTAAGTTAGCTAAAAACCACAGTGCCTGAGGTTggcctttctctttttccttttttattactCATGATctgttttttaagatttatgttGTATTGGCTCAGGGAACAAAGCCACAGGCAGGCTGATTTTGGTCTCTTCATGTGAATTGTtggctattaaaaaaaagagagagaatatcaCCAGCCTCATCttttaaaacctaaaaatatgATTGTTAAAACACTTGAGGTGAAGGGAAAAACCACATCTGGACGACATCTGGCGCAGTCGACTCTGAAACCTAGATAATGGGCTCTATCATGTGTCCACAGAAAGGAGCAGCCAATCTCCACCATGCTGATAGGTATCGATTGTGGCTCACAGTGAGACATCGGTAACTGCTGTCACAACATGAGGGCTTGTCAACTGCAGCTCAGATAAAAAGGATGCGATACGGGGGGAAAAGGAGAtgggaaggggggagggggggagagtcACGCTATCATTTCATGGATATCAAAACTAGTCCCCAGCAGGTTAGAATAATAGATTACCCAGCCAACATGCAGCGTAACCCGAACACCGCATGTTGGTTTATTATACACAGGTTGATTCTGTTCTCTTCGGTCTGATGCGTGTTAAGAGTCACAGTGCAGAAGTGGAGAACCAGCCTTTCATCACTCATTATTGcttctttcacttttttcctctgtctcttaTAATTAGAGGATGAGGCGGTACAATATCCAGCATCCAAACGTGACCCAGTGGCTCGTCCAGCTCAGCTCTGACCACTTTTGAATGGTATGATGGGTTATATCATCCTGTAGGGGGCGGTACATAATATGTAAGCTCAATGGGACACAAATATGTgcttttttatatcttttatgggaacatttttacaataaaaagcattaatattttactagcattcatattttaaaacctAGAATCCAAAACTACTCGTACACCAAGCAGCTACGGTTACATTCCTATATCACATTTCACTTATTCACATGCATGTCAGATAGTGTGCTGTACATTTTATGAGTGCAGAGCGTATAAATATAGTCAGGTTGTGACCTcacctcatcctcctccatGTAGTCCACACTTGAGTTGAACACAGAGCCCAGGTACGTCAGGTGGAGTATTGCCAAAGCGCTGAATGCTATATTAATCATATACACCCAAATCCcctgcacacagagagagggagggagagagacactGCATCATGTGGGAACAACGATACAAGACAGTTTCCTCCATAACATATTCATTgtaatctctgtgtgtgtttctcaaaTGTATTGTTCCCTATATTGTGATGTGAACAATCAGCACCATGTTGTACAGTCCATGCAGGCTGCTTTTTGCTGGCATGAGTCATTATTCCCTCCACCCGCTGCTCTTGATGTGTATAACCAATCTAACATAAGGGGTTTTGCTGGGCATCTTGCCAAGTAACTCTCAAAGTATATCAATTGAAAGCTAAGACAGACCGTTGGGGCTGCTGTATTTTAACTGCAGCGGATGcggatgtgtttttttctggcattaaaacctaaaaagacGTCCACATAACTTTagtattacattaaatatatctttttaacagtgacagtatttcttgtgttttctaATATGACAGATCTTTGGCTTGTTGAGGAGTGTTCTTATTACAGGCTAAATAaaagggaacatttttaagGGGTTTAGTTTTCATACATTCAGGATAAAAATAGAGaacatattttttctgaatGATAACTAGGTCAGAATATCTACTAGGTAAGACCCCTTTGAGCACCTCCCGCTCTGGGAGGAAGTGCCAGCAATGCCAGTACAATAGCCATTTGCACAAATCAAATAGCTGAGGGGGGAGAGCAGAATATgttcaaacaaagacaaaactatGCAATCCTGTGGTGGAAATTGGGATTTCTATTTGTACATGAACACAAGGTGCAATCCTAAAATTAATTATATCTAAACAGGAATGAAAATTACAGTCATAAACAACTTTTTTATGTGTAGCTGTAAAAACTATGAGTACGGGTTAGATCTGGAAAAAAgttcactttcttgctgagtTCAATAAGACGATCAATACCACTCGCTGGAGAAActtttagcttagcttagcgtAAAGACTGGAACCAGAAGGAAACATCTAGCCTGGCTCTTGtcgaaggttaaaaaaacaacaacctaatGATTACAGACAAGAGAGTACTATCGATCTTCTCTTGGAA is a window of Scomber scombrus chromosome 10, fScoSco1.1, whole genome shotgun sequence DNA encoding:
- the wdr13 gene encoding WD repeat-containing protein 13 isoform X1 → MLSRKGTCPGSGFLSTQSACVMAAVWQQVLAVDARYNAYRTPTFPQFRTQYIRRRSQLLRENAKCGFEPGLRRQYLRLRSQLLALRYGPLSEQSSFRASSVRSSRTTLDRMEDFEEDPRAQGARGHRRSVSRGSYQLQAQMNRAVYDERPPGSLVPTSVAEASRAMAGDTTLSENYAFAGMHHIFDQHVDSAVPRLQFANDDKHLLACCSLDGTLSIMTLSPPPASVKVTLKGHGGPVTDFAWSLSNDIIVSTSLDGTLRIWNTEDGRCIREVRDPESSELLCCTFQPMNNNLTVVGNSKHHLQVVNISTGKKVKGGSSKLTGRVLSLSFDAPGKILWAGDDRGSIFSFLFDMATGKLTKAKRLVVSEGSSICSISARSWISREARDPSLLVNACVNKLLLYRVVDNEGTLQLKRSFPIQHGSQLVHSIFCPLMSFRQGACVVTGSEDACVYFFDVERNTKAIVNKLQGHGGPVLDVSFNCDESLLASADSTGMVIIWRREQK
- the wdr13 gene encoding WD repeat-containing protein 13 isoform X2, translated to MAAVWQQVLAVDARYNAYRTPTFPQFRTQYIRRRSQLLRENAKCGFEPGLRRQYLRLRSQLLALRYGPLSEQSSFRASSVRSSRTTLDRMEDFEEDPRAQGARGHRRSVSRGSYQLQAQMNRAVYDERPPGSLVPTSVAEASRAMAGDTTLSENYAFAGMHHIFDQHVDSAVPRLQFANDDKHLLACCSLDGTLSIMTLSPPPASVKVTLKGHGGPVTDFAWSLSNDIIVSTSLDGTLRIWNTEDGRCIREVRDPESSELLCCTFQPMNNNLTVVGNSKHHLQVVNISTGKKVKGGSSKLTGRVLSLSFDAPGKILWAGDDRGSIFSFLFDMATGKLTKAKRLVVSEGSSICSISARSWISREARDPSLLVNACVNKLLLYRVVDNEGTLQLKRSFPIQHGSQLVHSIFCPLMSFRQGACVVTGSEDACVYFFDVERNTKAIVNKLQGHGGPVLDVSFNCDESLLASADSTGMVIIWRREQK